In Silene latifolia isolate original U9 population chromosome X, ASM4854445v1, whole genome shotgun sequence, the following proteins share a genomic window:
- the LOC141617346 gene encoding uncharacterized protein LOC141617346, with translation MKMAKNKIKIKESDENGGVRIISKRRSTVEVDHWAFLEEVEAPMWADLTLEPNMAAEDNDDAWFHTSHSFHHLSARQLISAFAHPDVGNDFVKFNLHGVSSPKLPSSVSKSRGKDYINKPRRNNDTTSVSKSHPVNDLGGRSSRLDIAPSHDCKPKASPNDQSEVTGPVTSVQCSDSHSTSISCNSKAVADGKDTYCFLNAQSASTSGLSTSTITTVSQRYDTKPSEGFGMTGGLLNALKTNLRRSCATRPALRVEMCDDGELKGRKSSSSKSSVGSSSVGYDGKVKRSTTPTKTDHLDQVKMDINLNIKHKGHKSLTGKHTSMSISNSMFEGKKTAVGIKQNKDKYLGVIGPETLVRPMKERVITNNVNEAPVQKMAASLKLKGHRNSNVRDLGKSAPTLEERAKFQKRVGASAKTRTCYSSRIGGGGAVAGSTRLQAVKSKVPISDKVKNCSRLGVPAGTGKVGRVHLNGPSCSSKENVKRVALSRISSGNCNIPVVRTIDQKRHTKLSESKGSVASVGSKVNAGRSDARVYL, from the exons ATGAAAATGGCGAAGAACAAGATCAAGATCAAAGAAAGTGACGAAAATGGTGGTGTTAGGATAATTTCTAAACGGAGAAGCACTGTGGAAGTTGATCACTGGGCTTTTCTG GAAGAAGTGGAAGCACCAATGTGGGCTGATCTTACATTGGAGCCAAATATGGCAGCAGAGGACAA CGATGATGCATGGTTCCACACAAGCCATTC GTTCCATCATCTTTCTGCACGTCAGTTAATATCTGCATTTGCACATCCAGATGTGGGGAACGATTTCGTGAAATTCAATCTTCATGGAGTAAGTTCTCCAAAGCTTCCATCTTCAGTTTCAAAATCGCGAGGCAAAGACTACATAAATAAACCTCGGAGAAACAATGATACCACTTCAGTCAGTAAAAGTCATCCAGTTAATGACTTGGGTGGTAGGAGTTCGAGATTGGATATAGCTCCAAGCCATGATTGTAAACCTAAAGCAAGTCCCAATGATCAAAGTGAAGTTACTGGTCCAGTCACCAGTGTGCAATGCAGTGACAGCCACTCAACATCAATTTCCTGTAATTCTAAAGCTGTGGCAGACGGTAAAGATACATATTGTTTTTTGAACGCTCAGTCAGCATCTACCAGTGGATTATCAACCAGTACAATAACAACTGTAAGTCAAAGATATGACACAAAGCCATCAGAGGGATTTGGTATGACTGGTGGTCTATTGAATGCATTGAAAACTAATCTCAGGAGAAGCTGCGCCACAAGACCAGCATTGAGGGTTGAAATGTGTGATGATGGAGAATTAAAAGGCCGTAAATCTTCTTCTAGCAAGTCAAGTGTTGGTTCGTCTAGTGTTGGATATGATGGGAAAGTCAAGAGGTCAACGACACCAACAAAAACTGAtcatctcgatcaagtgaaaaTGGATATTAATCTAAATATAAAGCATAAAGGTCACAAGTCTTTGACTGGAAAGCATACTAGTATGAGTATCTCAAATTCAATGTTTGAGGGCAAGAAAACTGCGGTTGGTATTAAACAGAACAAAGATAAATATTTAGGCGTTATTGGACCTGAAACTTTGGTACGACCAATGAAAGAGAGAGTAATTACTAACAACGTCAATGAGGCACCAGTCCAGAAAATGGCAGCGAGTTTGAAACTCAAGGGACACAGAAATTCTAATGTACGTGATCTTGGAAAGTCGGCACCAACTCTTGAAGAACGAGCAAAATTTCAAAAACGGGTTGGGGCATCTGCTAAGACTAGAACTTGTTATAGCTCCAGGATAGGGGGTGGAGGTGCTGTTGCAGGTTCGACTCGCTTGCAAGCTGTGAAGTCAAAG GTTCCAATTTCAGATAAAGTTAAAAATTGCTCAAGACTTGGTGTTCCAGCTGGTACAGGGAAAGTGGGGCGTGTTCACTTGAATGGACCTTCTTGCTCCAGCAAAGAGAATGTAAAAAGGGTAGCCTTGAGTCGAATATCTTCTGGCAACTGCAACATACCTGTTGTAAGAACAATAGATCAGAAGAGACATACAAAGTTATCAGAGAGCAAAGGCAGTGTAGCATCTGTTGGGTCAAAG GTGAACGCTGGCAGATCGGATGCTCGGGTCTATCTTTGA